The Solanum lycopersicum chromosome 6, SLM_r2.1 genome has a window encoding:
- the LOC101260440 gene encoding cation/H(+) antiporter 15-like isoform X2, which translates to MALETAATFGVFFNLFAIGVECDSKRMFRPGKKAVIIGISVLFSSLVSNMGLATLMQSFITMDPPLAKALPVIAISQCIVGFPNVCSLLKEMQMLNTDQGRLATTSAMFCDVIGFTMGAVGFIKLQVEKEHTIQRKMGSGLSPLILVIFTIYFVRPAIKKTLKRRPDGKPIGENYFVCLLVIVLMYIFAAETIGQHFLFGALLLGMAIPEGPPLGAALINKLHYPVGKILYPVFLTTSGLKTDVFTIHFKSLWVITILVLFAVLIKIGVMIIIIRFTGLTLHDSVIVGLMLNSKGICDVVFFNLWRISEALSDEHFAVVIIISVILVTVIITPLLKYLLSSIEEQSPTKRRTLQHSKPHTELRILVCVHHLQSVPTMVNLLEASNATEQSPIGVIGLILIELVGRAAPLLITHNHTQGEIPEDASISLQIINALRQYELAYETCVTLQPFTDITHFDLMHEDICRLALDQNATFVILPFHKHWEIDGSIGTSSRAIQNINSKVIKKAPCSLGILVDRGILKGSMAILNNQRGYHVAVIYIGGPDDAESLAYGARLARHPNVSVTLIRFLMFGYDNARERKVDNSLIEAVRYENSMNESFIYEERVTRDGVGLSASLRSLEDRFDLIVVGMHHEESPLLVGLGEWSECPELGVVGDFLASPDVGIIATVLVVQQQRVRGKLLNRAAKPVVVNNQDGGPYPEMNNHNNNGMSTPTTVSNDHPRWEITIDRAN; encoded by the exons ATGGCATTAGAAACTGCAGCAACATTTGGTGTTTTCTTCAATCTTTTTGCTATAGGAGTCGAGTGTGACTCGAAAAGGATGTTCAGGCCAGGGAAAAAAGCGGTTATCATAGGCATCTCTGTATTGTTTTCATCACTTGTATCGAATATGGGATTAGCAACACTTATGCAAAGTTTCATCACTATGGATCCTCCTCTTGCAAAGGCTCTACCTGTTATAGCAATTTCACAATGCATTGTTGGTTTTCCTAACGTATGTTCCCTTTTGAAAGAAATGCAAATGCTCAACACTGACCAAGGCCGTTTGGCGACTACTTCAGCTATGTTCTGTGATGTTATTGGATTCACAATGGGTGCAGTAGGTTTTATAAAATTACAGGTGGAGAAAGAACATACTATCCAGCGGAAAATGGGTTCAGGTCTCTCCCCTTTGATCCTTGTCATATTCACAATTTATTTCGTTAGGCCTGCAATTAAGAAGACATTAAAACGAAGACCAGATGGGAAACCTATTGGGGAAAACTACTTTGTATGCCTTTTAGTAATTGTATTGATGTACATATTTGCTGCGGAGACGATTGGGCAACACTTCCTTTTTGGAGCACTTTTGTTAGGCATGGCGATTCCTGAAGGCCCGCCTTTAGGGGCAGCTTTGATCAACAAACTTCATTATCCAGTTGGCAAGATTTTGTACCCAGTTTTTCTCACTACAAGTGGACTCAAAACAGACGTTTTCACCATTCATTTTAAGTCCCTATGGGTCATTACCATTCTAGTTCTCTTTGCAGTCTTAATCAAGATTGGAGTAATGATTATCATAATTCGTTTCACCGGCTTGACCCTTCATGACTCTGTCATTGTTGGTCTCATGTTGAATTCTAAAGGCATCTGTGATGTTGTTTTCTTTAACTTATGGAGAATTTCAGAG GCCCTCTCAGATGAACACTTTGCAGTGGTTATCATTATCTCAGTTATTTTAGTTACGGTGATCATCACACCGCTATTAAAATACCTCCTTAGTTCAATCGAAGAACAAAGTCCAACAAAGAGAAGGACACTTCAGCACTCAAAGCCGCACACAGAGCTAAGGATATTGGTCTGTGTTCACCATCTACAAAGTGTACCAACTATGGTCAACTTACTTGAAGCATCCAATGCAACAGAGCAGAGCCCCATAGGAGTCATAGGTCTAATACTCATAGAGCTCGTGGGTCGAGCTGCTCCCCTTCTTATCACTCATAATCATACGCAGGGTGAAATCCCCGAGGATGCTTCAATATCATTGCAAATCATCAATGCACTCAGACAATACGAGCTTGCTTATGAAACTTGTGTCACCCTTCAACCATTCACCGACATCACACATTTTGATCTAATGCATGAAGACATTTGTCGCCTTGCACTGGACCAGAACGCCACATTTGTGATCCTACCATTTCACAAGCATTGGGAAATTGATGGTTCCATTGGAACATCAAGTCGTGCCATACAAAATATCAACTCCAAAGTCATCAAGAAAGCACCTTGTTCTTTAGGGATACTAGTCGACCGTGGAATCCTAAAGGGATCCATGGCGATACTAAACAATCAGAGGGGGTACCATGTTGCAGTGATTTACATTGGAGGTCCAGATGATGCAGAATCATTAGCCTATGGTGCTCGACTGGCGAGACACCCAAATGTCTCAGTAACACTTATCCgttttcttatgtttggttaTGACAATGCCAGAGAAAGAAAGGTAGACAATAGCCTGATTGAAGCAGTTCGCTATGAGAACTCAATGAATGAGAGTTTCATATATGAAGAACGTGTTACAAGAGATGGGGTTGGGCTATCTGCTTCACTTAGAAGCTTAGAAGAtagatttgatttaattgttgtAGGAATGCACCATGAAGAGTCACCTTTGCTAGTAGGACTCGGGGAGTGGAGTGAATGTCCTGAACTTGGTGTAGTCGGAGATTTCTTGGCTTCGCCGGATGTTGGGATCATAGCTACAGTTCTAGTGGTGCAGCAGCAGAGAGTTAGAGGAAAGTTGTTGAATAGAGCAGCAAAACCAGTAGTAGTTAACAATCAAGATGGCGGTCCATATCCGGAAatgaataatcataataacaacgGGATGTCAACACCAACAACCGTCTCTAATGATCATCCAAGATGGGAAATCACTATAGATAGAGCTAATTAG
- the LOC101260440 gene encoding cation/H(+) antiporter 15-like isoform X1 codes for MAKSAYLTDNAFTERNIICYDHSDVISNGYKVRNPLRFPAPLMVFQLSIISLTSLIIAVGLKPLGQPILVAQVLGGILFGPSALGRSEVLRDTIFPPRGVMALETAATFGVFFNLFAIGVECDSKRMFRPGKKAVIIGISVLFSSLVSNMGLATLMQSFITMDPPLAKALPVIAISQCIVGFPNVCSLLKEMQMLNTDQGRLATTSAMFCDVIGFTMGAVGFIKLQVEKEHTIQRKMGSGLSPLILVIFTIYFVRPAIKKTLKRRPDGKPIGENYFVCLLVIVLMYIFAAETIGQHFLFGALLLGMAIPEGPPLGAALINKLHYPVGKILYPVFLTTSGLKTDVFTIHFKSLWVITILVLFAVLIKIGVMIIIIRFTGLTLHDSVIVGLMLNSKGICDVVFFNLWRISEALSDEHFAVVIIISVILVTVIITPLLKYLLSSIEEQSPTKRRTLQHSKPHTELRILVCVHHLQSVPTMVNLLEASNATEQSPIGVIGLILIELVGRAAPLLITHNHTQGEIPEDASISLQIINALRQYELAYETCVTLQPFTDITHFDLMHEDICRLALDQNATFVILPFHKHWEIDGSIGTSSRAIQNINSKVIKKAPCSLGILVDRGILKGSMAILNNQRGYHVAVIYIGGPDDAESLAYGARLARHPNVSVTLIRFLMFGYDNARERKVDNSLIEAVRYENSMNESFIYEERVTRDGVGLSASLRSLEDRFDLIVVGMHHEESPLLVGLGEWSECPELGVVGDFLASPDVGIIATVLVVQQQRVRGKLLNRAAKPVVVNNQDGGPYPEMNNHNNNGMSTPTTVSNDHPRWEITIDRAN; via the exons ATGGCGAAATCGGCATATTTAACGGACAATGCATTTACTGAGCGGAATATCATATGTTATGATCATTCAGATGTTATTTCAAATGGCTATAAAGTTCGTAATCCTTTAAGATTTCCTGCACCTCTTATGGTATTTCAGCTCTCCATTATCTCATTAACATCGCTCATCATTGCTGTCGGACTTAAGCCTTTGGGTCAACCTATACTTGTTGCACAAGTTCTT GGTGGTATATTGTTTGGACCATCGGCATTGGGACGTTCAGAAGTATTGAGAGACACGATATTCCCTCCACGAGGCGTTATGGCATTAGAAACTGCAGCAACATTTGGTGTTTTCTTCAATCTTTTTGCTATAGGAGTCGAGTGTGACTCGAAAAGGATGTTCAGGCCAGGGAAAAAAGCGGTTATCATAGGCATCTCTGTATTGTTTTCATCACTTGTATCGAATATGGGATTAGCAACACTTATGCAAAGTTTCATCACTATGGATCCTCCTCTTGCAAAGGCTCTACCTGTTATAGCAATTTCACAATGCATTGTTGGTTTTCCTAACGTATGTTCCCTTTTGAAAGAAATGCAAATGCTCAACACTGACCAAGGCCGTTTGGCGACTACTTCAGCTATGTTCTGTGATGTTATTGGATTCACAATGGGTGCAGTAGGTTTTATAAAATTACAGGTGGAGAAAGAACATACTATCCAGCGGAAAATGGGTTCAGGTCTCTCCCCTTTGATCCTTGTCATATTCACAATTTATTTCGTTAGGCCTGCAATTAAGAAGACATTAAAACGAAGACCAGATGGGAAACCTATTGGGGAAAACTACTTTGTATGCCTTTTAGTAATTGTATTGATGTACATATTTGCTGCGGAGACGATTGGGCAACACTTCCTTTTTGGAGCACTTTTGTTAGGCATGGCGATTCCTGAAGGCCCGCCTTTAGGGGCAGCTTTGATCAACAAACTTCATTATCCAGTTGGCAAGATTTTGTACCCAGTTTTTCTCACTACAAGTGGACTCAAAACAGACGTTTTCACCATTCATTTTAAGTCCCTATGGGTCATTACCATTCTAGTTCTCTTTGCAGTCTTAATCAAGATTGGAGTAATGATTATCATAATTCGTTTCACCGGCTTGACCCTTCATGACTCTGTCATTGTTGGTCTCATGTTGAATTCTAAAGGCATCTGTGATGTTGTTTTCTTTAACTTATGGAGAATTTCAGAG GCCCTCTCAGATGAACACTTTGCAGTGGTTATCATTATCTCAGTTATTTTAGTTACGGTGATCATCACACCGCTATTAAAATACCTCCTTAGTTCAATCGAAGAACAAAGTCCAACAAAGAGAAGGACACTTCAGCACTCAAAGCCGCACACAGAGCTAAGGATATTGGTCTGTGTTCACCATCTACAAAGTGTACCAACTATGGTCAACTTACTTGAAGCATCCAATGCAACAGAGCAGAGCCCCATAGGAGTCATAGGTCTAATACTCATAGAGCTCGTGGGTCGAGCTGCTCCCCTTCTTATCACTCATAATCATACGCAGGGTGAAATCCCCGAGGATGCTTCAATATCATTGCAAATCATCAATGCACTCAGACAATACGAGCTTGCTTATGAAACTTGTGTCACCCTTCAACCATTCACCGACATCACACATTTTGATCTAATGCATGAAGACATTTGTCGCCTTGCACTGGACCAGAACGCCACATTTGTGATCCTACCATTTCACAAGCATTGGGAAATTGATGGTTCCATTGGAACATCAAGTCGTGCCATACAAAATATCAACTCCAAAGTCATCAAGAAAGCACCTTGTTCTTTAGGGATACTAGTCGACCGTGGAATCCTAAAGGGATCCATGGCGATACTAAACAATCAGAGGGGGTACCATGTTGCAGTGATTTACATTGGAGGTCCAGATGATGCAGAATCATTAGCCTATGGTGCTCGACTGGCGAGACACCCAAATGTCTCAGTAACACTTATCCgttttcttatgtttggttaTGACAATGCCAGAGAAAGAAAGGTAGACAATAGCCTGATTGAAGCAGTTCGCTATGAGAACTCAATGAATGAGAGTTTCATATATGAAGAACGTGTTACAAGAGATGGGGTTGGGCTATCTGCTTCACTTAGAAGCTTAGAAGAtagatttgatttaattgttgtAGGAATGCACCATGAAGAGTCACCTTTGCTAGTAGGACTCGGGGAGTGGAGTGAATGTCCTGAACTTGGTGTAGTCGGAGATTTCTTGGCTTCGCCGGATGTTGGGATCATAGCTACAGTTCTAGTGGTGCAGCAGCAGAGAGTTAGAGGAAAGTTGTTGAATAGAGCAGCAAAACCAGTAGTAGTTAACAATCAAGATGGCGGTCCATATCCGGAAatgaataatcataataacaacgGGATGTCAACACCAACAACCGTCTCTAATGATCATCCAAGATGGGAAATCACTATAGATAGAGCTAATTAG
- the LOC101264730 gene encoding protein EARLY RESPONSIVE TO DEHYDRATION 15 isoform X2 has product MATSTLNPNAPMFVPFEYRQVEDFSDHWWDLVHSSPWFRHYWLRECFSDPDADNDFSHTYGCSLLPDTDFIKKENKKELITLGLLEWNKSRVTAEIPKYGKKVPKIVNVKVSPRHIQQPR; this is encoded by the exons ATGGCGACTTCAACCCTAAATCCTAATGCTCCAATGTTTGTTCCCTTCGAGTATCGTCAAGTGGAGGACTTCTCTGATCACTGGTGGGATCTCGTTCACTCTTCTCCTTGGTTCCGCCATTACTGGCTTCGTGAATGCTTCTCAGATCCCGACGCTGACAACGATTTCTCCCATACCTACGGTTGTTCTCTTCTCCCTGACACCGATTTCATCAAGA AGGAGAATAAGAAGGAATTGATTACTTTGGGGTTGTTGGAATGGAACAAATCACGAGTTACAGCTGAAATTCCAAAGTACGGAAAGAAAGTGCCAAAAAttgtgaatgtcaaagtgaGCCCTAGGCATATTCAGCAGCCCAGATAG
- the LOC101264730 gene encoding protein EARLY RESPONSIVE TO DEHYDRATION 15 isoform X1 translates to MATSTLNPNAPMFVPFEYRQVEDFSDHWWDLVHSSPWFRHYWLRECFSDPDADNDFSHTYGCSLLPDTDFIKKEENKKELITLGLLEWNKSRVTAEIPKYGKKVPKIVNVKVSPRHIQQPR, encoded by the exons ATGGCGACTTCAACCCTAAATCCTAATGCTCCAATGTTTGTTCCCTTCGAGTATCGTCAAGTGGAGGACTTCTCTGATCACTGGTGGGATCTCGTTCACTCTTCTCCTTGGTTCCGCCATTACTGGCTTCGTGAATGCTTCTCAGATCCCGACGCTGACAACGATTTCTCCCATACCTACGGTTGTTCTCTTCTCCCTGACACCGATTTCATCAAGA AAGAGGAGAATAAGAAGGAATTGATTACTTTGGGGTTGTTGGAATGGAACAAATCACGAGTTACAGCTGAAATTCCAAAGTACGGAAAGAAAGTGCCAAAAAttgtgaatgtcaaagtgaGCCCTAGGCATATTCAGCAGCCCAGATAG
- the LOC101265035 gene encoding copper transport protein CCH: MANVVELKVGLHCDECIKKILKTIKKIEDIETYDVDKQLNKVTVTGNVTNEEVIKVLHKIGKQASNWDQQSSC, encoded by the exons ATGGCCAAT GTGGTTGAGCTTAAAGTTGGTTTGCACTGCGACGAATGCATCAAGAAAATCTTGAAGACGATCAAGAAAATTGAAG ATATTGAAACATATGATGTGGAtaaacaactaaacaaggtaacagTAACTGGAAATGTGACTAATGAAGAGGTGATCAAAGTTCTTCACAAGATCGGGAAACAAGCAAGCAACTGGGATCAACAATCAAGTTGCTAA
- the LOC101265342 gene encoding staphylococcal-like nuclease CAN2: MGNALRSLYVNCCKPSADSDSLTHHPGVSALAHDLYNFEINSQVPQGLSTHVVSSKKAQSNWFKKLSDAWRETKPPPKTPEEASRFVIQTLKRHQKADVEGLLAFYGLPLPHSLVELTSDGTPPSHQQGLKFELHTLPVDAKAVADGDTVTVYVSTTDPREASCLPRDVQNAAIQRSKARAQKNYAKADQLHKQIIDSGYRSIPVNHEEVLARKYRIRLRGIDAPESAMPYGKEAKEELTKVLQGKSLRVLVFDEDRYGRYVGDIYCNGIFAQEVMLKKGLAWHYTAYDKRPELDKWEKEARAKRIGLWASRNPEMPWEWRKQKRENQRS, translated from the exons ATGGGAAACGCTCTAAGATCTTTGTATGTTAATTGCTGCAAACCTTCAGCAGACTCTGATTCCCTCACCCATCATCCTGGCGTTTCCGCTTTAGCACACGATCTCTACAACTTTGAAATCAACTCACAG gTTCCTCAAGGACTAAGTACGCATGTTGTATCATCCAAGAAGGCGCAATCTAACTG GTTTAAGAAACTTTCGGATGCGTGGAGAGAAACAAAGCCTCCTCCTAAAACACCCGAAGAAGCTTCAAGGTTTGTCATTCAGACCTTGAAGAGACATCAAAAAGCAGATGTTGAG GGGTTACTGGCTTTCTATGGTCTTCCTCTTCCTCACTCCTTAGTAGAACTAACTAGTGATGGCACTCCTCCATCACACCAACAAGGGCTCAAGTTTGAATTGCATACTCTCCCT GTGGACGCAAAGGCTGTGGCAGACGGAGATACAGTAACTGTATATGTTAGTACAACAGATCCTAGAGAGGCATCATGTCTCCCAAGAGACGTGCAAAATGCAGCTATTCAAAGATCAAAGGCACGGGCTCAGAAAAATTATGCAAAAGCAGATCAACTGCACAAACAGATCATAGATTCAGGATATAG GTCAATACCAGTGAACCATGAGGAAGTTCTTGCTCGAAAATATAGAATCAGATTAAG GGGGATAGATGCACCAGAAAGTGCAATGCCATATGGTAAAGAGGCCAAGGAAGAACTGACTAAAGTTCTCCAGGGTAAGAGTTTAAGGGTCTTAGTTTTTGATGAAGATCGTTATGGCCGCTATGTAGGGGATATATACTGCAATGGCATATTTGCACAG GAAGTGATGTTAAAGAAGGGCTTGGCCTGGCACTATACTGCGTATGACAAGCGTCCAGAGTTAGATAAG TGGGAGAAAGAAGCTCGAGCAAAACGAATTGGCCTGTGGGCATCCAGAAATCCTGAAATGCCATGGGAGTGGAGGAAACAGAAACGCGAAAACCAACGTTCATGA